The genomic stretch AGTCTGACACACGCTGCGCAGGGCCCCGGTCACACTCCCATAACTGTACCTgccacactgaaacacacatgagagatggttaaggttaggcattgaccttgaatggttaaggttagacactGACATTcagtggttaaggttaggataggttgtctGGCAGTGAGTCTCATGAGAGGTTTTTTTCAGGTTTTAGgaagtttttgcaatttgagggttaccttctagacacaagcatggataaatggttgaaacatCTGCCGGTACTTACTTCAAAGCGCGTCTTGATGACAGTGACCGGCAGCATGAGAACACCTGCCACCGCCCGGGCCCCGCCTCCCAACATTACGGCCTCCACGGCCCTCGGGTTGCTGTCCTGGAAGAAGTGCTGCTTCAGGGAGTAGTAGGTGCTGAAGTAGATCCCCACCCCTGGGATGGTCCGAGCACAGGACTGGAAGAGCAGGTGGATGAGAGGGCAGAGTCAGAAAAGGGAAAATCTGAAGCTGGTGAACATTTTTGTAGACACACAGAAGACTTTAAATAAGACAGGGGGGTGgagaaaatacagaataaacatGTTCTAACCGGTGAAACTCCTTTCCACAGTCCCTGCAGCCTCTCTGTCCGCACCACGCTCAGCAGCACTGACATCATCCCCACTCTGCCCGAACTGAAAGAGGAACATTCAGATTAGCTGACAAGAAGGTGATCAATGGTGAACAATGAATACTGCGTTCATGTGGGGCCCATGTGCTGCATGTGTGATACGAGGTTTAGCTGAGGTCAAACTTTCTATTGTGTTCCTCCTGCAGTTTTTGGAGGTCATGAGGCAAGAAAAAATGTGATGCAAGCTAGTGATACTGATTACTGATAactgtgcatctgtgtgtgtacacagaCTCACCCAGGATGCATGCCGCTCTGAAGAGTCTGCAGTCGGGTCTTGACCAGGTCGAGAGGCTGGAAGAGCAGCGTGGAGCAGGTCCCGCTGACGGAGCCACACATGAAGGCTTTGAGGGCTGGGTGAGCCTGGGAGGGGGCACGAGGAGACACAAGGAGTTAAAGACAtgtgagaagagaaagagagggagggtaTGATGAAATATAGGCATAGACATGGAAGCTAATACACATTTGATTCACAGCATTAGCACTGTATGCTAAAAACAGATAATGAAGCTTGATTTGTGATACAAAGCTGGGAAAATGTGGAGTGTGCACTCCTTGTTGAGCCACAAAAgcattttcaaatatatttttattataataataataataaaaataataataataataatacatttaaaaaaaaaactttatttgtatagcacttcTAAAAAAACGGCTACAAAGTGCACTTCACACAATACatgagaataaaacaaaaaaagataagtAACAATCATAAAGTAGTTTCTGTGATAAAAACAATGATACAAATCAGGCATTGTAAAAGGCGCTCCTATAAAAGATATATGAAGTAATGATTGATAAACAGGTAATGTCCTGGCAAGCCTAATCTCCTCAGGCAGAGAGTTCCAGAGCCGAGGGGTCCTGATGGCAAAAAGCCCGGTGGTCACCCTTAGCCACCGGCTTTGACCTCGGGACAACTAGCATGGGCAGGCCTGAGGCCGACTTGGACTACGACTTGGAGCATAGGAAGTCAAAAGCTCAGACAGTGATATAACTGGAGGCCAGACCATGTTGAGCATTAAAAGTTAGCAAAAGAATCTTCAAATCAATCCTGAATTTAACTGGCAACCAGTGAAGGGAGGCGAGAATAGGGGTGATGCGGGACCTACGAGTGGTCTTAGTTTAAATTCGAGCAGCAGCTGAAGCCGAGCCACTGAGGATTGACTAAGACAGGTAAACGGTGCATTGCAATAGTCCAGGCGTGAAAAGACAAAAGCATGAATAAGCCTCTCTAAATCAGGAAAAGACAGAGCTGATTTAACTTCAGTGATATGTCTTAGGTGGAAGTAGCAGGATTTAATGAGATTGTTGACATGTGGTTCGAAGTACTTAGATTTCTGGCTGTAGGTTTTATATTGGTTGCCGGCGGATCAATAAACGGTTGTAATTTCCTTGCTGGGTGTTCAGGACCAGAGATTATTACATCTGTCTTGTCTGAGTTTAGCTGCAGAAAGTTACAAGTCATTAAACTGCCCAGACATCCGGCTTAAAGGAGAAGTAGATTTACGTATCGTCAGCGTAGCAGTGTTAAGAGACCCCAGCATATAAAGGAGACTTATAGTAGTTATGGAAGTAACATTAGTTATACAATAATAGTACTATTAgttatattttcacattgtgtgtacactgtGCCAGACGATGAAAAATAAACTGTCCACCCTTTGTTGTATTATTCAGCTATGATGTAACAACACAGTTTGCCTTCCTAAATATTATAATCCAGGAACCATCCTGTCATCTGCCCTCCTTCACTTCATAACCACCTCTGTCAGAAAAAGGAGGGTGAAATAGGTCGTCAATATGTCAGAATGGTGTTGTTGGTCAGTTAGGATGCCCTGACCTCGAGTAGGATGCCCTGACCTCGagttagttaaaaaaaaaaaggtgcaatgACTATAATGATCCTTCAGGTCAAACTGAAAAAGGATAAAAAGAAAACCTCATCACTTATGACGAATAAGATAAACAAAAGTGTTGTAGAACTCACCAGTGACAGCTCCATACTTCTTCGGGACGATGACTGAGTTGTTTCAACACACAAAATCTTCGGTCTTCTCTTGTCGATCTGTCACTCTGCTGCTTTCCACAAAATGTTTGAACACCTGAAAAGAGGAGAAATGAGAAGTGGCCTTTTCAGTAATGAGGCCAGTCAGTGTTGGCATACAGGTGATGAAGGAGCATGTGCACAGTCCTGCTGTCTTTATCAGGCTGCAGATGATCCCACACACAGCAGGCTACATATACAGATCACCTGACCGACACTTGGCTTCCTATTTGCGACCACCcgacacacaaccacacacagctACTCATTAACTAACACGGATCGTTGGGCTACATATTAGGATGGATCTGGTGCATGCCACTCTGCTGCACGTGGGTGTGCATGTGAAGAAAGCATAATTCACTGGAGCTTTCTGGGTATGGATGGATTCAGCACAGAGGGTCTAAAAAGTTTTTCTGAGCCATATCTTGGTTTGCTGTCTCCACATGGATGTTTGTGGGGTTAAATCACACATCTGCAGTTTTGTTTATGATAAAGTTGGACTCACATAATATTATGCTGCAACCAAAGAGGttcataaaaggaaaaaaaaacaggtgtgACGTGGTGagcagacatactgtacatagtccATTACCTAACAATACAATAACACCATTTGATCATACATTCATAGGATGCAGCTCAACCACTTCAACTGACAGAAACCAGTCAGTGATCAGGTCAATATTGCTCatcacaatattattattattattattaataatcttATGTAGCTACTGACAGGTTATACAGTGTGATATCTACATGCAGTGCCAGAATTATCAATTTATACCAAACAAATAGCATCAAAATGTGTGCCCATGTAAAGTaaattatattactatatatttgaGCTAcccccttttttattttctattaacttatttgttgatttaatttattattattactctcatatttttgtattatttttttttttaactctattctttctttttattattattatttattttcttaattttatttcaattttgaatgttgaagttgttttctctagtgtacttaatgagtttgtctataagctcatctacttaaaaattggtttataaactattgtaattacgaactgtaaattgcatatatgaaaacaacctttttTAAAGTacttcatgtgtgtttgtctgcagtAGCTTATAttacctcctctctgctgtATGAGACTGGAGCAGCTTCTCCTACTATTCTGTGTCGCAGTCAGGTTTTCTCTCCGTCGAGGACCCGATATATAACACAAACTAAGTTAAATGTTAGCGTGAATCCTCCTGACCGAATGTACCATCTACAGGACATAAGTacctggactctactggactcagGAGATCCTCGCTGTCACATTAAACATGATAACTCATGGATGCATGTGAGAACTGAGCGTCTCATTGAGAACTTAAACCGGCCGGTTCCTGCTTGATGACGCGGCGTGTCGTAACTAGTGATGTAACTATATAAAGATGTTACTAGTGAGCCGGTtctttgagccggctcttttaagtgaacgataagagacggctctcccgtccgagagccgtttttttcttttttctttaaagggactatttgtaacttttagaaatgcttcttaacagcgacacctgtggccgtgaaatcaacgaaagtcagcgtcgggctcacgcttgctcgctctcaatatacctgaacgagcatcgctcaaaacagtgaggcgacacaagtcagctaaaaccacaatatcactctatatttcagctgcttggcagtaatgttagctgaccagacgaaggtctcttcatgaacatgatttagatctgatcctaggctgaggcagcggggctctccagcgtgtctccctgctctctccgcccgcagccggagagagcagaggagacaccggcacccggtcggtaacgagaagacaatgtaaatctctgtagagctccgtcacttcacaagacacgggaaacctctgttggtctggaggagctgcagcagttatttctgcacaaacgtcccctgtacattcactagatattctaagagctaaactaacttctgcagtgtgtagtgagcgcgcgttcacgtctagaggtggagcgagctgagctgtctgagtgaaggcgagcaggcagaggaggagggtacagcggctacacgcgaacgcgcatatgcgagcgcgcatgtgtgacgacccgctacatttatgcgcgtacaaagttacaaatagtccctttaattaattcaaggtagaaatgtgtttctgtgaagaaattacTTCTTTGTCATATTAtttcacttttcagtgtttctttaggagaaatgcgtttctgagtggttttggaagagaaagacatattaagcaagcttagtgatgaaaactagagatttacatggaattgagctcagaatgaaggtTTGATACCTGGaggcgaattctaatgtaaaatttgagaaaacaatgtttcctttcatattcatcctgttttgtatgtttcaaATGCAagagatgtgtttctgtgaagaaattatATCTTTTCCATATTAATCCACTTTTGAGTGTTTCTTGATGAGATATtcacaaggatcataccatctaGCAGGGAGGGGCTGGGGTGCActggtctacaggtacagagcaggagggagaggaggagggaaagagaaagagagtgtggtgcgcgaatagcagacaagatgagtgacaatCAGAAACGAAGCACCATGTAAAGTTATGgcattctggaaattataaggtttggTGTAATTATATTGAACAATTTAAGTAATATATGAGCAcgcatactaatcataggtcaaaacagcgctaaatttagCTGAATTATAataggcagaagtggtaaaacgaagagccgtttgggaaccgaaagagccggctcttcttgctgagctgagccaaatgaactggctcactaaaaagagccgtaattcccatcactatCCGTAACTGTGAGAAAGCCCCGCCCACCAAGGAGCTGCTGGCTCCTGATTGGTTAAACAACGGGGCCGTgttgtaaataataaaagagcACCACCTAATTTAGAAAAATGCGCATATTGATCTAAAAACTTGTTTGCACCTTCTCAATTTAGGCAGAAAGAAATATGTATTTAGTGGAATTTGAAACTAAACCCACAAGGTGAAAAGATTCAGTGGTGAAGGAAACATTTCAattctttacttgagtaaaagtaaacATACCACCTGAAATTACTCTATTACAAAGTCataatttttctgatattaaagTACAGAAGCTGTTATTATAGTACTGTATTGCTATTACGCATGCTTcatgtgtatgtttttgtttgtttgctcaaagtctttttattggtattctgcacaaaatccaataaatcacagaaataattgtataaacaaattatttaaaaaaaagggaaaaggaaAGGttcaaaaacaccaaaaataataataatgtatatgttttatgtgtgtaaaccacaCATATTAACAgttcatattttaaatattaataaatagcCTTACTAGGAGTAATAATGTAGTGTAGTAAAAAAGTGTATGTGAATTCcagtgaagtataaagtagcaggaaatagaaatactcaagtacctcaaaactgtacttatGTATAGTGCCTACTTTCCACCAAAGAATACCTATTTCTATCCTTATTTGACACATTTATCACAAAATAGTTCTAGTAACAGAAACTATCTGTAAACAACAAATACTCTGTATTATTTTAAAGCCATAGTGGTTCTTCATATCATGAATAAAAGTGTGAAACTGAAGGCTTATAGAAACTTAGATCATAATACTATGAAAAAGAGTTCTTCTCACCCAAAGCTCTCCATCCTTGTTTACTATATTTTACTCCCTTTAACGGTGAAACCGGTTCTGACTTGATGTGCTCTGACTGTGTCTCATGGAAACCCCTGACTGCCTCCTGCTGGTGACAACACAGCATTTCATAAACAACAACTTTGGCCTCAGAGGAGTCAAGTTTTGGACTCTAAACCTGACCTCACTTAATCCCCCTTAACCTCTCAAAGTATGGacatacatttctttttcaacAATTTTGTCTTTGTTGTCATGGTTTGGAAATTTACCTTTAAAGAAGATAAATTCTCTGAATCATATTGTGAAATGGTCTAGTTGTAGGCTGACTGGTGAGTCACAGCTTAACCctcaatagacccgtttttgtctcttttatgGGGGTACAggtggtctttagggggagatagcaggtcaacagtagatgtcacatagaagtggtgtacatcatctgaaagctgggaacctgaagattaatttgactttgaatcagaaataaacatgaattaattcattatttaaaataaatggtaAAAGTGTATAAAAGCGTAGAACATTATGATCCGAAGGATAAGATAGCCATTCcaatgctcacttatgtctcataagttgttgcagcaatttttgggttgataccatttgttacacagatttggtgctgaatttaacctttttttaccacttgagaattaataaaaatgatcaataatccctccaaaacaccacatttaagacatcaagaccttgaagaacaccaatagaaaaagccatgctgtgatttggtatcaaaaacttttgacattttgagatttctgcaagaattgcatttttctacgattggatggcgagcacttctgttctggaaactgctctgGACAGAGGTTTAGTGTCCCAAGATGGACAACAAAGATGTATAAAAATAGCTTTGTTCCAAGTCATAGCGACACTGTCCAGATGCTATAGAAGCAAAACTTGCTTGTTTATGTATTGATTGTATTTTAATGGTTTTAGTTATctattgtctgtgtttgtaaATTATGTGTCACAATGAATACCTTGTCTTCTTACTGCAAACTAAATCTACCTAtgggtacaaataaagtaaaacctGAACCTGATGAAACCCTCTGAAAACTAACATCAGAATGAGCTAATGATAAAGACACAGGCAGACAACATGTAGCAGTTTAGAAAGCCTCTTTAATTGCAATAATACCAACATTTCACAACATGATTTCCATTCCAGAGGtgcagacagacaaacattACAAAAGAATTGAggaaatgcagtttttttaatatttttttattgattttttttaagtgcGAAAGAgcgataatttttttttttatctgtgagCGGTTATTCTTAAGTAACAACACATTCCTCTCACTTCCCAGCAGTGTGAGCCGAAAGCAGCCCCCGAGCACAGCCTGCGAGGGGTCTCTGGAGCTTCTATAGAACTGTTCATCTGATACGTCTACTCAATACCTGGCCACATGTTGACTCTATATGAAGCCAGAGTACAGTGTAGGTTACAGTGATGAAGCGCGTCCCCTGCCTCCCGAatctacattttattttgtaacaaCCTCCCTCGACAAGCTGTGCTCTGAGAATACAGTGTGTGCTGTGAGTAATAGACTACCCCACCATCCCATTTACCTTggaacataaacaaaaacactgatagTGATAATAAAGGTAAAAATCAATGCATGTccagaaaaaaaagccaacaaaCCCTGCCCAGTAGAATTCAGCTGCATTTTAAGGCCTTAGTGTGTGTTGGCAGTCGGTGCGCTTACTAAATGAGCGTGTGCACGGTCTTTCCAAAACATCCAAACTTCTCCGTCAAtgaaacacacaaatgcagtgGTTTATAATGTCTAggctaaaatgttttgttttttcatctcAGTGCAAAATTAAAGAAATTTCAGCACAGTCACAATCAAATGCCTTCAGTATGCGTCAATGAGTGTCCAATTGTTTCGCTTGAAATCTGCCAATTTTGTTTCcacagtaaatgtgtgtgttacatAATTAAGCCCAAAAGCGTAGTCACGAGTACTAACTGCAGCTAAATTGATAGAATACATTTCCGCATATAAACCTTCATTATAAACTGAAGCGAGAGCGCGAGCATAATAAACACAAAGCACTTCCTTTTCTTAACCATTATAAAAACTTCTGCATAAAATACAATTCTATAGATCGAGATATTACTTTGGTCCCCTTCCAGTAATCGGTCTTCATTTATCAatacttcttt from Sebastes fasciatus isolate fSebFas1 chromosome 13, fSebFas1.pri, whole genome shotgun sequence encodes the following:
- the LOC141780412 gene encoding mitochondrial glycine transporter B-like, giving the protein MELSLAHPALKAFMCGSVSGTCSTLLFQPLDLVKTRLQTLQSGMHPGSGRVGMMSVLLSVVRTERLQGLWKGVSPSCARTIPGVGIYFSTYYSLKQHFFQDSNPRAVEAVMLGGGARAVAGVLMLPVTVIKTRFECGRYSYGSVTGALRSVCQTEGPAALFSGLMATLLRDVPFSGIYVMFYSQTKASLPKEISTSASAPLANFSCGILAGIFASLITQPADVVKTHVQVNPQLRTAEAIRYIYMEHSLQGFFRGAVPRALRRTMMAAMAWTVYEQMMARFGLKS